The DNA sequence GGCGGTCTGGAGTGTAAACCCGTGACCGGCGAGATAACCTACGGACTGGAACGCCTGGCGATGTATATTCAGGGTGTCGACAGTGTTTATGACCTGGTGTGGAGTGATGGTCCGCTGGGTACAACTACCTACGGCGACGTGTTCCACCAGAATGAAGTAGAGCAATCTACTTACAATTTTGAATACGCTGATGTCGATTTCCTGTTCAGCTGCTTCGAGCACTATGAAAAAGAGGCGCAACAGCTATTGGCGCTGGAAACACCACTGCCTCTGCCCGCCTACGAGCGAATACTGAAGGCGGGTCATACCTTTAACCTGCTCGATGCCAGAAAAGCGATTTCAGTGACCGAACGTCAGCGCTATATTCTGCGCATTCGTACCCTGACTAAAGCAGTGGCTGAAGCCTATTATGCCTCACGTGAGGCACTGGGCTTCCCGATGTGCAACAACAAAAAATAAGGGACAGCCATGACTGAAAAAACATTTCTGGTGGAAATCGGCACCGAAGAGCTGCCACCAAAAGCCTTACGTCAGCTCGCCGAATCTTTTGCATCCTCCTTTACTGCAGAGCTTGATAACGCTGGCCTGACACACGGTGACGTGCTGTGGTATGCCGCGCCGCGCCGTCTGGCGTTAAAAGTGCTGAATCTGGCAGCAGCACAACCTGACAGGGAAGTAGAAAAACGTGGCCCAGCCCTCTCGGCTGCGTTCGACAGTAACGGCAACGCGACAAAAGCCGCAGAAGGATGGGTAAGAGGTTGTGGTATCACTGTCGATCAGGCGGAACAGTTAAAAACCGACAAAGGTGCCTGGTTACTTTACCGTGCTCAGGTAACCGGTGAGCCAGCCCAGGCATTGCTACCGGGCATGGTGAGCAATGCGCTGGCAAAACTGCCTATTCCTAAGCTGATGCGCTGGGGTGATTCTGATGTACAGTTTGTCCGCCCGGTGCATACAGTGACATTGCTGCTGGGTGATGAGGCGTTATCTGCGACAATACTGGGCGTAGCCTCGGATCGTATCCTGCGTGGGCACCGCTTTATGGGACAGCCAGAAGTGACTATCGACCACGCTGACCAGTATCCTGAGTTGTTACTGGAAAAAGGCAAGGTACAGGCTGATTACGCGGCACGTAAGGCACAAATTAAAGCCGAAGCCGAAGCCGCAGCGCGTGCTATCGGTGGTCAGGCTGATTTAAGCGACAGTCTGCTGGAAGAGGTCACCTCACTGGTAGAGTGGCCGGTGGTACTCACGGCAAAATTTGAAGAAAAATTCCTTGCGGTGCCGGCTGAAGCGCTGGTCTACACCATGAAAGGGGATCAGAAATACTTCCCGGTTTACAGCGCCGATGGCAAGCTGCTTCCCCATTTTATCTTCGTGACCAACATTGTTTCACGTGATCCTCAGCAGATTATCTCCGGTAATGAGAAAGTGGTACGCCCTCGTCTTGCTGACGCTGAATTCTTTTTTAACAGCGATCGTAAAAAGCGTCTGGAAGATAATCTGCCACGCCTGGAAACAGTGCTGTTTCAAAAAGAGCTGGGTACGTTACGCGATAAAACTGACCGCATTCAGGCGCTGGCAGGCTGGATTGCCGGGCAGATCGGGGCAGATGTCAGTCACGCAACCCGCGCCGGGTTGCTGTCAAAATGTGATTTAATGACCAACATGGTGTTTGAGTTCACCGATACCCAGGGAGTGATGGGCATGCACTATGCCCGCCATGATGGCGAGGCGGAAGATGTTGCGGTTGCCCTGAATGAACAGTATCAGCCACGCTTTGCTGGTGATGCACTGCCGTCAAATCCGGTTGCCTGTGCACTGGCGATTGCCGATAAAATGGATACCCTTGCCGGGATCTTTGGTATTGGTCAGCACCCCAAAGGGGATAAAGACCCGTTTGCACTGCGCCGCGCAGCACTCGGGGTTTTGCGTATCATTGTTGAAAAATCACTGCCACTTGATCTGCAAACACTGACTGAAGAAGCCGTCCGGCTTTACGGCAGTAAGCTGAGTAATCCTCAGGTAATCAATGAGGTGGTTGATTTTATGCTGGGTCGCTTCCGTAGCTGGTATCAGGAAGAGGGGCACAGCGTAGACACCATTCAGGCAGTGCTGGCACGCCGTCCGACGCGCCCGGCAGATTTTGATGCCAGAGTGAAAGCTGTCTCCCATTTCCGCACCCTGGAAGCGGCAGCTACACTTGCCGCCGCCAACAAGCGTGTGTCGAATATTCTCGCCAAATCAACCGAATCGCTGAACGACGCCGTGGATGCCCGTTGGCTGACAGAGCCTGCCGAAATTATGCTGGCTGAAGCAGTTAATGCATTACGCGATCAACTACAACCGTTATTTGCTGCCGGACGCTATCAGGAGGCACTGATAGAACTGGCACAATTACGCGCCACTGTTGATGAGTTTTTTGCTCAGGTCATGGTCAATGCTGACGATCAACAGGTGCGCCTGAATCGTCTTACTCTGCTGGCACAGCTGCGCGATCTGTTCCTGCAGGTCGCGGATATTTCCGTATTGCAATAACGCGGTTATCAGGCTACCCATACCCTGTGGGTAGCCTGTCACCGGACATCACCTTTCTGTTGATTTATCTTCCGGCTGCCGGCCCATTTTTTGCAAAAATTGTTGCTGTTGAGTCACTAAATCAGACAATGACAGTCGCTGATAAGCCACTCCTTTCTCATCGGCTACTTTCTCAATAATCTTACTCCGTGCAGGATAGTGACGATGATTCCAGTGTGGAAACAGATGATGAGTCAGGTGCAGGTTTAATCCCCCTAACCAGTACCCTAGCCACTGCGGGCCACAGGACCAGTCAAACGAGGTGGCAAACACATGAGCCAGCCTCCCTCGCGACATTTTCCCGCTCTCTGGTGGCAGTTCAACGTGCCCTTTCGCCCAGTGTGTACCAATAATCAGCATCACAAACACCAACGAGACTGAAAGCTGACTGAGCAGGTAGACCACCAGCACATCGGTCAGGGTGAAATGGGTATTCAGTAGCCAGACGGGTAATACAAGACAAAACAGGATATGTCCCCCTTTGCCACATAAAAAAGGCAGCCAGCCCCGGAACCCTTGTTGCGCCAGGTGTCGGGTAACAGGCGTTAATCCCGCCCGGTCAAGCCAGTCTGCCACCCAGATATACCAGGGGAAAGTCAGCGCGGCCACCAGTGGCCAGTAATAGCGCTGAGCACGCATAAAAGGTCGCCAGCGTTGCCACGGTGTCTGGCGGAGTAAACCATTTTCTGCAGTATCCGGGTCATAAGACTCAATATTGGTGTAACTGTGGTGGAAACGTACGTGCCGTACCCGCCAGCAATCAGGGTCCATCCCAAGCGGGATAGCCACAATACGGTTCAGCCAGACATTGGCTCGTTTACCACGTAAAAACGCATTGTGTGAGGCCTCATGCACCACATTGACGGTCAGCAGCATAGCGCAAAACATCATCGCCAGATAACAGAAGAAAAAGGGGATGATGTGGCTCTGATGAAGCGACATCAGATAACAGGTCACACAACCAAGCAGCAGCAGTAGTGCTTTCGCTCGCGTCCAGCCATCGGCATAGCGATGATCGTCCTGAGCGGACAGGTAAGCACGGGTTTCACGTTGCAATGCTTTAACTAACTGAGGGTCATCTGCCGGAAAAATCAAAGGGGAGCCTGGCTTAAACAGATTCATGTTTTTTTCCCCGAATTCGCCATCCTGCTCCGGTCGCCAGTACCACACCGTGTAACGCAATCAGTGACAAAAAAAGGTACCAGAACGGGTGCTGCCATTCCCAACCGACAAGAAATGTCAGAGGTAACAGCGAGGTTACCAGACACCAGCCAGCAATCCCCCAGCGGGCACCATCACTGACAGCACCGAGTGTAATTGTCCCGGCAGTCAGTAACAGAAACAAAACCATTTGTTGGTGAGAAACCGTGTCAATCACGTAACCATAACGCTGGATATAGCCAAGAACCAGCATAAACAGTAACAGCGCCCCGCTCACTACCATCCAGGGGGCACAGTGAAAACGCGGTTGTCGTGGCTGGGCGATGCGCCGCATACCTGCAAGACGCAGAAAGGGTAAATTACTCTCACGCAGGAGATTGGCTGATGGCTGGCTGCCGCTTACCCCATACGTGTGTTGATGTGGAAGAGGAAGACGACAAAATGTGCCAAACAACTTATCCCAAAAAATAAACGTTCCACCGTAATTAGTATCGGCAAAGCGCCGTTCATTGAGGTGATGAACACGATGATGGGTTGGTGTCACAAACAGATATTCAAGCCAGCCCAGCTTAGGAGTTAAAGCATTGTGGTTAAGAAACTGTACGGTGTAGTGCAGAACTGACACGGTTAAAAACACACTCAGCGGAACACCCAGCCCAGCAAGAACCATAAAGAAAGGGATGGAGGTGAGCGAAGAGTACCAGGAATTTCTCACGCCAAGGGATAAGTTAAAGTGCTCGCCCTGATGGTGCACAACATGCACCGCCCATAATAGACGTAGCTGGTGATGGAAACGGTGTAACCAGTAGAAACCAAAATCCCATGCCAGCAGCGCAAATAACCAGACCCAGACTGGTGATATT is a window from the Erwinia sp. genome containing:
- the glyQ gene encoding Glycine--tRNA ligase alpha subunit (ID:JIFNMEKO_03126;~source:Prodigal:2.6), with amino-acid sequence MPKFDTKTFQGLILTLQDYWAQQGCTIVQPLDMEVGAGTSHPITCLRALGPEPIAAAYVQPSRRPTDGRYGENPNRLQHYYQFQVIIKPSPDNIQELYLGSLQALGIDPTIHDIRFVEDNWENPTLGAWGLGWEVWLNGMEVTQFTYFQQVGGLECKPVTGEITYGLERLAMYIQGVDSVYDLVWSDGPLGTTTYGDVFHQNEVEQSTYNFEYADVDFLFSCFEHYEKEAQQLLALETPLPLPAYERILKAGHTFNLLDARKAISVTERQRYILRIRTLTKAVAEAYYASREALGFPMCNNKK
- a CDS encoding hypothetical protein (ID:JIFNMEKO_03129;~source:Prodigal:2.6); translated protein: MSELLIPVVGMLVFVFGEAVILQLTGRQRVNWHEVIFNLNSGHIVLWLFRCVEVLCYGVIASQFSLHVFDEISPVWVWLFALLAWDFGFYWLHRFHHQLRLLWAVHVVHHQGEHFNLSLGVRNSWYSSLTSIPFFMVLAGLGVPLSVFLTVSVLHYTVQFLNHNALTPKLGWLEYLFVTPTHHRVHHLNERRFADTNYGGTFIFWDKLFGTFCRLPLPHQHTYGVSGSQPSANLLRESNLPFLRLAGMRRIAQPRQPRFHCAPWMVVSGALLLFMLVLGYIQRYGYVIDTVSHQQMVLFLLLTAGTITLGAVSDGARWGIAGWCLVTSLLPLTFLVGWEWQHPFWYLFLSLIALHGVVLATGAGWRIRGKKHESV
- a CDS encoding hypothetical protein (ID:JIFNMEKO_03128;~source:Prodigal:2.6), producing the protein MNLFKPGSPLIFPADDPQLVKALQRETRAYLSAQDDHRYADGWTRAKALLLLLGCVTCYLMSLHQSHIIPFFFCYLAMMFCAMLLTVNVVHEASHNAFLRGKRANVWLNRIVAIPLGMDPDCWRVRHVRFHHSYTNIESYDPDTAENGLLRQTPWQRWRPFMRAQRYYWPLVAALTFPWYIWVADWLDRAGLTPVTRHLAQQGFRGWLPFLCGKGGHILFCLVLPVWLLNTHFTLTDVLVVYLLSQLSVSLVFVMLIIGTHWAKGHVELPPESGKMSRGRLAHVFATSFDWSCGPQWLGYWLGGLNLHLTHHLFPHWNHRHYPARSKIIEKVADEKGVAYQRLSLSDLVTQQQQFLQKMGRQPEDKSTER
- the glyS gene encoding Glycine--tRNA ligase beta subunit (ID:JIFNMEKO_03127;~source:Prodigal:2.6); the protein is MTEKTFLVEIGTEELPPKALRQLAESFASSFTAELDNAGLTHGDVLWYAAPRRLALKVLNLAAAQPDREVEKRGPALSAAFDSNGNATKAAEGWVRGCGITVDQAEQLKTDKGAWLLYRAQVTGEPAQALLPGMVSNALAKLPIPKLMRWGDSDVQFVRPVHTVTLLLGDEALSATILGVASDRILRGHRFMGQPEVTIDHADQYPELLLEKGKVQADYAARKAQIKAEAEAAARAIGGQADLSDSLLEEVTSLVEWPVVLTAKFEEKFLAVPAEALVYTMKGDQKYFPVYSADGKLLPHFIFVTNIVSRDPQQIISGNEKVVRPRLADAEFFFNSDRKKRLEDNLPRLETVLFQKELGTLRDKTDRIQALAGWIAGQIGADVSHATRAGLLSKCDLMTNMVFEFTDTQGVMGMHYARHDGEAEDVAVALNEQYQPRFAGDALPSNPVACALAIADKMDTLAGIFGIGQHPKGDKDPFALRRAALGVLRIIVEKSLPLDLQTLTEEAVRLYGSKLSNPQVINEVVDFMLGRFRSWYQEEGHSVDTIQAVLARRPTRPADFDARVKAVSHFRTLEAAATLAAANKRVSNILAKSTESLNDAVDARWLTEPAEIMLAEAVNALRDQLQPLFAAGRYQEALIELAQLRATVDEFFAQVMVNADDQQVRLNRLTLLAQLRDLFLQVADISVLQ